The following are from one region of the Cytobacillus firmus genome:
- a CDS encoding sulfite exporter TauE/SafE family protein: MEYVFFITLGALISVLSGFFGVGGGFILTPTLMLFGFSPVEAITTSLLFSIGTSLSGISAHIRLKNIRLKQGLILGLSGMAATQAAHPFVLFLENKGWDTWAVPAFYIILLSYFALSMLKRREKSAHAVHSSDHSPSIVKMVLIGFFAGFVSTTLGVGGGFIMVPLSVAYLGMMPKNAVGTSLFAVMLIVSAGFLSYVSTVSIDYWIGLSLVGGGLIGSQFGAKLTSYFENEEITYMLGALYMATVASVILKLMHLNYTGLVLMAIFVGGFLVRSLVKMQKAKARTKAKRERP; the protein is encoded by the coding sequence ATGGAATATGTTTTCTTTATTACTCTCGGGGCACTTATTAGTGTGCTCTCCGGTTTTTTTGGGGTAGGCGGGGGATTCATTCTTACTCCAACGCTTATGCTTTTTGGTTTTTCTCCAGTGGAAGCGATCACCACAAGTTTGCTGTTTTCGATTGGAACGTCCCTTTCAGGCATCTCCGCTCATATCAGGCTGAAAAATATAAGGCTTAAGCAGGGGCTGATACTTGGATTAAGCGGAATGGCAGCTACTCAGGCCGCCCATCCATTTGTTCTTTTTCTTGAGAATAAAGGCTGGGACACGTGGGCCGTGCCTGCTTTTTATATCATATTGCTGTCTTATTTTGCTTTGAGCATGCTGAAAAGAAGAGAAAAGTCAGCCCATGCTGTTCACTCTTCTGACCATTCGCCTTCCATTGTGAAGATGGTGCTGATTGGATTTTTTGCAGGATTTGTTTCTACTACATTAGGGGTTGGCGGCGGTTTTATTATGGTGCCTTTATCGGTCGCCTATTTAGGGATGATGCCGAAAAATGCGGTAGGGACCAGCTTGTTTGCTGTCATGTTAATCGTATCCGCAGGCTTCCTGTCCTACGTTTCCACTGTCAGCATTGATTATTGGATTGGCCTTTCACTCGTAGGAGGAGGCCTCATTGGCTCACAGTTTGGTGCGAAACTTACCTCTTATTTTGAGAACGAAGAGATCACGTATATGCTCGGAGCCTTATATATGGCGACAGTCGCAAGTGTGATACTGAAATTAATGCATTTGAATTATACCGGTTTAGTGCTGATGGCCATTTTTGTCGGCGGATTTCTGGTAAGAAGTCTTGTGAAAATGCAGAAAGCAAAAGCCCGGACAAAGGCAAAAAGGGAGAGGCCATAA
- a CDS encoding EamA family transporter, which produces MANLKYSFFIFLGACSYGILASIVKLGLQAGHSVPELTGSQYLIGLLLLLLSFPFIKRTKITIKQAAALLLTGASLSLTGILYGMSLDRNPASIAVVLLFQFTWIGILFEALYERKMPSKAKIISSILLIIGTVFASNLINSGSHTIQADGLIYGLLSAVTFAVFIFASGKAGKGIPTIQRSIFITFGGLLLVAAVSGPVLIGGGIQLGGLWKFGLLMALFGAIFPIVFFAIGSPHLDSGLATIVGSAELPAAVAAAMLILGERISEAQTFGIVLILIGISIPQFSFKKAAKNRLST; this is translated from the coding sequence ATGGCAAACTTAAAGTATTCATTCTTTATTTTTCTGGGCGCATGCAGTTATGGCATTCTGGCATCCATTGTTAAGCTCGGACTCCAGGCCGGCCACTCTGTTCCCGAACTGACCGGAAGCCAGTATTTAATTGGGCTCCTTTTATTATTGCTTTCTTTCCCATTTATCAAAAGAACGAAAATCACCATTAAACAAGCGGCAGCTTTGTTATTGACCGGCGCCTCCTTAAGCTTAACGGGCATTCTGTATGGAATGAGCCTTGACCGGAACCCGGCCTCCATCGCTGTTGTCCTTTTATTTCAGTTCACCTGGATTGGAATTCTTTTTGAAGCACTGTATGAAAGAAAGATGCCCAGCAAAGCCAAAATCATTTCTTCGATTCTGCTCATAATAGGAACAGTATTTGCAAGCAACCTGATTAATTCCGGCTCACATACTATTCAAGCGGATGGCCTGATTTATGGCTTATTATCTGCGGTTACTTTTGCCGTGTTCATTTTTGCAAGCGGCAAGGCAGGCAAAGGAATTCCAACCATCCAGAGGAGCATCTTCATCACATTTGGCGGACTTCTTCTGGTTGCAGCTGTTTCAGGTCCCGTCTTAATAGGCGGCGGCATTCAGCTTGGGGGCCTATGGAAATTCGGTCTCTTGATGGCATTGTTCGGCGCTATTTTCCCTATTGTATTCTTTGCCATCGGGTCACCCCACTTAGATTCAGGGCTTGCCACGATTGTAGGCTCTGCCGAACTTCCGGCCGCTGTTGCTGCCGCTATGCTGATTTTAGGGGAAAGGATATCAGAAGCACAGACTTTCGGGATTGTGCTGATCCTGATCGGAATCAGCATACCTCAGTTTTCATTTAAAAAAGCGGCAAAGAATCGTTTGAGCACGTAG
- a CDS encoding Dps family protein has translation MEKLHEALNVQIADWSVLYTKLHRYHWFVKGPLFFTLHEKFEELYSEAAEVVDEAAERLLAIGGTPAASLTEFLSITTLEESNGEHKAEDMVAALASDYKHIKEQLHSLAQLAEEQEDHVTNDFAIGLMEKLDTHIWMLQAYLGE, from the coding sequence ATGGAAAAATTACATGAGGCATTAAACGTACAAATTGCTGACTGGAGTGTCCTTTATACGAAATTGCATCGCTACCACTGGTTTGTAAAAGGCCCTCTTTTCTTTACCCTTCATGAAAAGTTCGAAGAATTATATAGTGAAGCGGCGGAAGTTGTGGATGAGGCAGCGGAACGCCTGCTTGCAATCGGCGGCACACCGGCAGCAAGCTTGACGGAATTCCTAAGCATTACGACTCTTGAAGAATCTAATGGGGAACACAAAGCAGAAGACATGGTTGCTGCTCTTGCTTCCGATTATAAGCATATAAAAGAGCAATTACATTCTTTAGCCCAGCTTGCCGAGGAGCAGGAAGATCACGTGACAAACGACTTTGCCATCGGGCTAATGGAAAAATTGGATACGCATATTTGGATGCTGCAAGCCTACTTAGGAGAATAA
- a CDS encoding ABC transporter substrate-binding protein — protein MKKFYVFLLTMLLAAGVLAGCGDSTEQPKEEKKVEEGQSAAFPVTINDALDNEVVIEAKPERIVSVIPSNTEIAFELGLGEEVVGVSDFDNYPPEAAEKEKIGGLEFNVEKVISLNPDLVLAHASSAQNSEAGLQQLRDAGVTVLVVNDAKSFDQVFESIEMIGTAAGEKEKAETLVSDMKRQLEEIKTKANGIKEEDRKSVMVEVSPAPEIYAAGTETFMDEMLSAINTENIITEEGWPKMDPEAIIERNPDVIITTHGYYTEDAVGNVLSRDGWQDITAVKNKQVADVDSDMVTRSGPRIIEGVEELAKAVYPDVFK, from the coding sequence ATGAAAAAGTTTTATGTATTTTTATTAACTATGCTGCTTGCTGCAGGAGTGCTTGCAGGCTGCGGCGATAGTACTGAACAGCCAAAAGAAGAGAAAAAGGTTGAGGAAGGGCAGAGTGCTGCATTTCCTGTAACGATAAATGACGCGCTGGATAATGAAGTGGTCATTGAAGCCAAGCCCGAAAGAATCGTTTCCGTGATTCCAAGCAACACTGAAATAGCATTCGAATTAGGGCTGGGAGAAGAAGTGGTCGGGGTCTCCGATTTTGATAACTACCCGCCGGAAGCCGCAGAAAAGGAAAAGATCGGAGGATTGGAATTTAATGTAGAGAAAGTGATCTCCTTAAATCCCGACCTTGTCCTTGCCCACGCTTCAAGTGCACAAAATTCGGAAGCAGGTCTTCAGCAATTAAGGGATGCAGGTGTAACCGTCCTTGTTGTCAATGACGCGAAGAGCTTTGATCAGGTATTTGAATCCATTGAAATGATTGGGACCGCAGCGGGAGAGAAGGAAAAAGCAGAAACTCTTGTTTCAGACATGAAGCGCCAGCTTGAGGAAATCAAAACAAAAGCTAATGGGATAAAAGAAGAGGACCGCAAATCGGTAATGGTTGAAGTTTCACCTGCTCCGGAAATCTATGCAGCAGGGACTGAGACGTTTATGGACGAAATGCTGAGTGCCATCAACACAGAAAATATCATTACGGAAGAAGGATGGCCGAAGATGGATCCGGAAGCGATTATCGAACGGAATCCGGATGTGATCATCACAACTCATGGCTATTACACTGAAGATGCTGTCGGCAATGTCTTAAGCCGCGATGGCTGGCAGGATATAACCGCAGTGAAAAATAAGCAGGTTGCCGATGTTGATTCCGATATGGTAACCCGCTCTGGCCCTCGTATTATTGAAGGAGTCGAGGAACTTGCAAAAGCAGTATATCCGGACGTATTTAAATAA
- a CDS encoding adenosylcobinamide amidohydrolase, with protein MLRVQQITGGYAGAPVVKNISFEVEKGELFGILGPNGSGKTTILKMLSGILPHTAGDIVIKGKNLSEYTPKELAKIMAVLPQHSSQAFSYTVKETVSLGRYAHQKGWFQSWTGKDEEAVNRVMEQTGISRFQDADIQQLSGGERQRVFLAQALAQEPEILLLDEPTNHLDLSYQKELLDLLSVWSKDCGLTVISIFHDLNLAGLYCDRLLLLENGEVNINHVPNEVLKEGRIREVYRTKIEKLPHPRVAAPQMVLVPERSQAESLLEQRIDPASLKVREDLLVLRSPLPLKTMSSGVTGSGTGWNRIFLNRHVSKNYDCSDHRAEMAEFVREIGFEPGETVGMMTAVYIEDFSSQFYEEDTFSVYVVVTAGVGNAVDASKSDEHSYHLTPGTINTWIFVNGHLTEEAFIQSIMTATEAKTRALFDQNVKDAVTGSIATGTSTDSILIAATQQGESLEYAGTITPLGKVIGKGVYECTVEAIKKSQSRVKR; from the coding sequence ATGCTAAGAGTCCAGCAAATCACAGGCGGGTATGCCGGTGCGCCGGTTGTAAAAAATATCAGCTTTGAAGTGGAAAAAGGAGAGCTTTTCGGGATATTGGGACCGAATGGAAGCGGCAAGACGACAATTCTGAAGATGCTGAGCGGCATTCTGCCCCATACAGCTGGTGATATTGTGATCAAAGGTAAGAACCTATCAGAATATACACCGAAAGAACTGGCGAAAATCATGGCTGTTCTGCCCCAGCATTCCTCACAGGCCTTTTCTTATACTGTAAAGGAAACGGTTTCCCTTGGCCGCTATGCTCATCAAAAGGGCTGGTTCCAGAGCTGGACCGGCAAAGATGAAGAAGCGGTTAACCGGGTTATGGAGCAGACAGGCATCTCCCGGTTTCAGGATGCTGATATTCAGCAATTATCCGGCGGGGAAAGACAGAGAGTGTTTTTAGCACAGGCCCTTGCCCAGGAGCCGGAAATATTATTGCTGGATGAGCCGACGAACCATCTTGACTTGTCTTATCAGAAAGAACTGCTTGATCTCCTTTCTGTATGGTCAAAGGACTGCGGGCTGACGGTTATTTCCATCTTCCATGATTTAAATTTGGCCGGCCTGTACTGTGACCGCCTGCTGCTGCTGGAGAATGGCGAAGTCAATATTAACCATGTTCCTAATGAGGTTTTAAAAGAAGGGCGGATACGGGAGGTTTACAGGACGAAGATCGAGAAGCTGCCGCATCCAAGAGTGGCGGCTCCTCAGATGGTGCTGGTGCCTGAGCGCTCACAGGCAGAAAGCCTATTAGAGCAGCGAATCGATCCAGCCAGCCTGAAGGTAAGGGAAGACTTGCTGGTCCTTCGCTCGCCATTGCCGCTTAAAACCATGTCTTCAGGTGTAACCGGATCGGGGACTGGCTGGAATCGGATTTTTCTTAACCGGCATGTGAGCAAGAATTATGACTGCAGTGATCATCGGGCAGAGATGGCGGAATTTGTCCGGGAAATCGGCTTTGAACCCGGGGAAACTGTGGGGATGATGACAGCCGTATATATTGAAGATTTCAGCAGCCAATTTTATGAAGAAGATACATTCTCTGTGTATGTGGTTGTGACAGCTGGTGTCGGCAATGCGGTTGATGCTTCGAAAAGTGATGAGCATTCTTATCATCTGACTCCGGGTACAATCAATACATGGATTTTCGTTAATGGCCATCTGACAGAGGAAGCCTTTATTCAATCCATTATGACTGCAACCGAGGCCAAGACCAGGGCATTATTTGATCAGAATGTTAAAGATGCTGTAACAGGGTCGATAGCGACCGGAACATCAACTGACAGTATTTTGATTGCCGCCACACAGCAGGGAGAAAGCCTGGAGTATGCGGGTACCATTACACCGCTGGGCAAAGTGATTGGCAAAGGTGTGTACGAATGTACTGTTGAGGCAATAAAAAAATCGCAAAGCAGGGTAAAAAGATGA
- the cbiB gene encoding adenosylcobinamide-phosphate synthase CbiB: MMLYHLIALTFAWILDKLIGDPPNWPHPVRWMGALIHKLEQALNKGRFRKLKGILMLVIVLLAAGGITFFLTWLFYEIHPIAGILAEGILIFTAIAQKSLKEAALEVYEPLAKGDMETARVKLSYIVGRDTDRLDEPGIVRAAVETVAENTSDGITAPLFWAMIGGAPLALIYRAINTCDSMVGHMNERYMDFGWASAKADDIVNWIPSRLTSVCIMLTQKSEHAPYEEAWGILLSDAPKHPSPNSGWGEAAVAALLGVQLGGINFYKDVISNRATMGKPMVMLEKEHIIKSISIMNKAVFLFLLLLWTGGMFLDLAFTRI, encoded by the coding sequence ATGATGTTATATCACCTGATCGCGCTAACCTTTGCCTGGATACTGGATAAGCTGATAGGGGACCCGCCAAACTGGCCGCATCCGGTCAGGTGGATGGGTGCCCTGATACATAAACTTGAACAAGCTCTGAATAAAGGCCGCTTTAGAAAATTAAAAGGGATCCTCATGCTAGTGATCGTGCTGCTGGCAGCAGGTGGCATCACCTTTTTCCTTACCTGGCTCTTTTATGAAATTCATCCGATCGCAGGCATCCTGGCAGAAGGAATTCTTATCTTCACAGCCATTGCTCAAAAGAGTTTAAAAGAGGCAGCGCTGGAGGTATATGAGCCTCTGGCAAAAGGTGATATGGAAACAGCAAGAGTAAAGCTTTCATACATTGTCGGCAGGGATACAGATCGGCTGGATGAACCAGGCATTGTCCGGGCTGCTGTGGAGACAGTGGCGGAAAACACCAGTGATGGCATAACTGCTCCATTATTTTGGGCTATGATCGGCGGTGCACCGCTGGCTCTCATCTACCGGGCCATTAATACATGTGATTCGATGGTTGGCCACATGAATGAACGATATATGGATTTTGGATGGGCTTCTGCCAAAGCGGATGATATCGTAAACTGGATTCCAAGCCGGCTGACATCGGTTTGCATCATGCTCACACAAAAGTCGGAGCATGCTCCATATGAGGAGGCATGGGGAATCCTTTTAAGTGATGCACCGAAGCATCCGAGCCCGAATAGCGGCTGGGGGGAAGCTGCTGTTGCAGCTCTTCTGGGCGTACAGCTGGGCGGGATCAATTTTTATAAGGATGTCATCTCTAACCGTGCGACAATGGGCAAGCCAATGGTAATGCTTGAAAAAGAACATATCATAAAAAGTATCTCGATTATGAACAAAGCAGTTTTCCTATTTTTGCTTCTATTATGGACAGGAGGGATGTTTCTTGATCTGGCCTTCACACGGATCTAA
- the argS gene encoding arginine--tRNA ligase — protein MNFKAIFADQLASVLNGQLSEEAISDLIETPKNPAHGDLAFPCFTLAKAFRKSPASIAEEAAFQIKGPYIERAEAAGPYINIFFSKDAASAVILEKILKDGKEFGLLKDGAGKTAVLDFSSPNIAKPFSMGHLRSTVIGNALGNLAGKCGYTAVRINHLGDWGTQFGKLITAYKKWGNPDKVKEHPIRELLSLYIRFHEEAEPDPSLEDEARSWFKELENGNKEAQDLWNWFRDESLKEFQRVYDRLGIHFDSYNGEAFYNDKMKPVIEELMAKDLLAESDGAEVVELPDEDLPPCLIKKSDGATLYATRDLAAAFYRRENYQFDHSLYIVGQEQSIHFRQVKSVIKKMGYEWADSMTHVPFGLYLKDGKKMSTRKGRVILLEEVLDEAVLLAKGNIEAKNPGLENKNEVADAVGIGAILFHDLKNDRMNNIEFSLEDMLTFEGETGPYLQYTNARAYSLLRKADDIPSAANGLSDSYSWEIIKLLYQYPEKIRQSYRQLSPSVLAKYLMDVAQAFNKYYGQVRILEKDAGIQARLALVKAVAIVLTDGMQTLGMKVLRQM, from the coding sequence ATTAATTTCAAAGCGATATTCGCAGATCAGCTGGCATCTGTGCTGAATGGGCAGCTTTCTGAGGAAGCCATTTCAGACTTAATCGAAACGCCAAAGAATCCGGCACATGGCGATCTTGCTTTTCCCTGTTTTACACTGGCAAAAGCATTCAGGAAATCACCTGCCTCCATTGCTGAAGAGGCTGCTTTCCAGATAAAAGGACCGTACATTGAAAGAGCGGAAGCTGCCGGGCCCTACATTAATATCTTTTTTTCCAAAGATGCTGCAAGTGCAGTCATACTGGAAAAAATCCTGAAGGATGGAAAAGAATTTGGACTGCTGAAGGATGGTGCAGGCAAAACAGCCGTGCTTGATTTCTCTTCACCCAACATCGCCAAGCCCTTTTCCATGGGTCATCTGCGGTCAACCGTCATTGGAAATGCCCTCGGAAACCTGGCCGGAAAATGCGGTTATACCGCTGTCAGAATCAACCACTTAGGCGATTGGGGCACACAATTCGGCAAGCTGATCACCGCTTATAAAAAGTGGGGCAATCCGGATAAGGTGAAGGAGCATCCGATCAGGGAGCTGCTCAGCCTTTATATACGGTTCCATGAAGAAGCAGAGCCTGATCCATCCCTTGAAGATGAGGCACGTTCCTGGTTCAAAGAGCTTGAAAACGGTAATAAAGAAGCACAGGACCTCTGGAATTGGTTTAGAGATGAATCATTGAAGGAATTCCAGCGGGTTTATGACAGGCTTGGCATTCATTTCGATTCATACAATGGCGAAGCTTTTTATAACGATAAAATGAAACCCGTCATAGAGGAGCTGATGGCAAAAGATCTGCTGGCTGAATCAGATGGTGCGGAGGTCGTTGAGCTTCCTGATGAAGACCTGCCTCCCTGCCTGATCAAAAAATCCGACGGAGCGACTCTTTATGCAACACGGGATCTGGCTGCAGCTTTTTACAGAAGAGAAAATTATCAATTTGATCACTCCCTATATATTGTCGGCCAGGAACAAAGCATCCATTTCAGGCAGGTCAAAAGCGTGATCAAAAAGATGGGCTATGAGTGGGCAGACAGTATGACACATGTCCCGTTCGGTCTCTACTTAAAAGACGGAAAAAAGATGTCTACCAGAAAAGGAAGAGTCATCCTTCTGGAGGAGGTCCTGGATGAAGCAGTTCTTCTTGCAAAAGGCAATATCGAGGCTAAAAATCCCGGTCTGGAAAATAAAAATGAAGTCGCTGATGCAGTTGGCATCGGAGCCATTTTGTTCCATGATCTGAAAAATGACCGCATGAACAATATTGAATTTTCCCTTGAAGATATGCTGACATTTGAAGGAGAAACAGGTCCCTATCTGCAATATACCAATGCCCGGGCCTATTCCCTGCTCCGCAAGGCAGATGATATACCATCTGCTGCAAATGGGCTATCCGATTCTTACAGCTGGGAAATTATTAAGCTGCTCTATCAATATCCTGAGAAAATCAGACAATCTTATCGGCAACTTTCCCCTTCCGTTCTCGCTAAATATCTGATGGATGTGGCCCAGGCCTTCAATAAATATTACGGGCAGGTAAGAATCCTGGAGAAGGATGCCGGCATCCAGGCAAGACTTGCCCTCGTCAAAGCAGTCGCCATTGTTCTTACAGATGGCATGCAGACACTCGGCATGAAGGTACTGCGCCAAATGTAA
- a CDS encoding FecCD family ABC transporter permease, whose product MQKQYIRTYLNNKLLAYISALAFLLCAMLMGISIGTVSIHPMTIIRVISAEIFPFVSLENTDSMHANIIMNIRLPRVLLAGLVGASLAIAGAAFQGLLRNPLADPYTIGVSSGASLGAVLTLFFGLSIPFAGMFTLPLFSILFAFLTIFAVLFFARNIERSMKVETIILTGIIFSSFLGALISLMIALTGEELRQIIGWLLGSVSMRGWAYINIILPFFVIGAVLLLVNSKELNAMSFGEEKARHIGVDVQKRKIMVLIAGSILTGAAVAVSGTVGFVGLVIPHLTRMLWGPDHRHLLPLSILVGAGFLIIADLVSRTIIAPAELPIGVITALIGAPVFGAILMRRRNKL is encoded by the coding sequence TTGCAAAAGCAGTATATCCGGACGTATTTAAATAATAAATTACTGGCTTATATATCAGCACTAGCTTTCCTGCTTTGTGCCATGCTGATGGGGATCTCGATCGGAACCGTGTCCATTCACCCCATGACGATCATCAGAGTAATAAGCGCTGAGATTTTTCCCTTTGTTTCATTGGAAAACACAGATAGCATGCATGCAAATATCATTATGAATATCAGGCTTCCGCGCGTATTGCTGGCAGGCTTGGTTGGGGCATCTCTTGCTATTGCAGGAGCTGCCTTTCAAGGCTTATTAAGAAATCCGCTGGCAGATCCCTATACAATCGGGGTATCTTCCGGGGCTTCGCTTGGTGCAGTTTTAACCTTGTTCTTTGGCTTATCCATTCCGTTTGCAGGAATGTTTACGCTGCCTTTATTCAGCATCTTATTTGCCTTTTTAACTATTTTTGCGGTTTTGTTTTTTGCGAGAAATATTGAAAGATCCATGAAAGTGGAAACGATTATTTTAACAGGCATCATCTTCAGTTCTTTTCTTGGAGCCCTCATCTCTCTGATGATTGCTCTGACTGGTGAGGAGCTGAGACAGATCATCGGCTGGCTTCTTGGAAGTGTGTCGATGAGAGGCTGGGCGTATATTAACATTATCCTTCCTTTCTTTGTGATAGGTGCGGTTCTTCTGTTAGTGAACAGCAAAGAGCTGAATGCTATGAGCTTCGGAGAGGAAAAGGCCCGGCATATCGGGGTGGACGTTCAGAAGAGAAAGATAATGGTCCTGATAGCAGGCTCTATCTTAACGGGTGCGGCTGTTGCTGTGTCTGGAACGGTAGGATTTGTCGGACTTGTGATTCCTCATCTGACCAGGATGTTATGGGGGCCGGATCATAGGCATTTGCTGCCGCTATCCATTCTTGTGGGAGCAGGTTTCCTTATTATTGCCGATCTGGTTTCACGGACGATCATTGCTCCTGCCGAGCTTCCGATCGGTGTGATTACAGCCTTAATCGGTGCACCTGTTTTTGGGGCTATTTTAATGAGAAGAAGGAATAAACTTTAA
- a CDS encoding YqcI/YcgG family protein, with the protein MKTASKFLLTKEDMTNPDIVPEWVIQEYKTFHDTVTDKTFPCYFGMTAEMRGELRYAYITKDDWSNLPEALESFIELFDAPKLIRHGLFVFVEPEKDEKPLEHYRENFWNILQYLHKVDTKPWPKDYPTDPDHHLWAFSFAEEPFFVFGNAPAYKQRKTRDLGNSLVLGFQPRRIFEGLEGTSKGGVMSREKVRERVEKWDGLPTHPNISHYGDPEHREWKQYFIGDDVKPIEGKCPFHHK; encoded by the coding sequence ATGAAAACTGCCAGTAAGTTTCTTTTAACAAAAGAAGATATGACTAACCCCGATATTGTGCCTGAGTGGGTTATTCAAGAATATAAAACATTTCATGATACAGTTACAGATAAAACCTTCCCGTGCTATTTTGGCATGACTGCAGAAATGCGCGGTGAATTGAGATATGCCTATATTACAAAGGATGACTGGTCTAATCTGCCGGAGGCTCTTGAATCCTTTATCGAGCTCTTTGATGCACCAAAGCTTATTCGTCATGGCCTGTTTGTATTTGTGGAGCCTGAAAAAGATGAAAAGCCGCTTGAACATTACAGAGAAAATTTCTGGAATATCCTTCAGTATTTGCATAAGGTTGATACAAAGCCATGGCCGAAGGATTATCCGACAGATCCGGACCATCATTTATGGGCGTTTTCTTTTGCGGAGGAGCCATTCTTTGTGTTTGGCAATGCGCCTGCATACAAGCAGAGAAAGACGAGGGATTTAGGCAACAGTCTTGTGCTTGGATTCCAGCCGCGCCGTATTTTTGAAGGTCTGGAAGGCACCTCTAAAGGCGGCGTCATGTCGAGGGAAAAAGTAAGGGAGCGGGTTGAAAAATGGGATGGCCTCCCTACCCATCCAAACATCAGCCACTATGGCGATCCCGAACACCGTGAGTGGAAGCAATACTTCATCGGTGATGACGTTAAGCCAATCGAAGGGAAATGCCCTTTTCATCATAAATAA
- a CDS encoding DUF4395 domain-containing protein has protein sequence MANTPISIPRPLVRTNQWSIVLSVLASWFTGEAWILALPLLAGAMGLLFGYNPIMRTARHFLRKSPSEYIPEDWEQQQFNQVIAVACLALGLISFLLGWTAAGYIFTGMVALSAFIAILGFCIGCFIRFQLNQYKYRNS, from the coding sequence ATGGCGAATACACCAATTTCGATTCCCCGTCCGCTCGTAAGAACCAATCAATGGTCAATTGTATTAAGTGTTTTAGCTTCTTGGTTTACCGGAGAAGCCTGGATACTCGCACTTCCGCTGCTCGCAGGTGCAATGGGCCTATTATTCGGCTACAATCCGATTATGCGTACAGCACGACATTTTCTTAGAAAGAGTCCTTCTGAGTACATCCCCGAAGACTGGGAGCAGCAGCAATTTAATCAGGTGATTGCTGTTGCCTGCCTGGCGCTTGGGCTGATCAGCTTTCTGCTGGGCTGGACAGCTGCAGGGTATATTTTTACAGGGATGGTCGCTCTTTCAGCGTTTATTGCCATTCTGGGATTTTGCATCGGCTGTTTTATCCGCTTTCAGCTTAACCAGTATAAGTACCGAAATTCGTAA
- a CDS encoding FtsW/RodA/SpoVE family cell cycle protein — translation MNQNNRFSDRFDWTLCFLLLLFFLISCIAIYSGQSSNQYEGNFVISQIKNYIVGAVIVGIVMYFDSEQIRRLTWLLYGLGILLLVGLFIAPESIAPERKGATLWYIIPGLGSVQPSEFVKVFLIIALSKIIADHHLKFQAKTAGTDFFLLIKLGAVTLPPLGLIIIEDLGTALVIIAILAGIILVSGITWKILVPIYGILGALAGTVLYLVIIAPEILEKYLGIDPYQFSRIYSWLDPVNHKQGAGMQLYNSMLAIGSGLISGKGFTDRQVYVPDAHTDFIFSVIGEEYGFFGASVVISLFFLLIYHLTKTGLETTDPFNTYICVGVISMITFHVFQNIGMTIQVLPITGIPLPFISYGGSSLMGNMMAMGLIFSIRYHHKNYMFSTDSNYVAK, via the coding sequence ATGAACCAGAATAATAGATTCTCAGACCGATTTGATTGGACGTTATGCTTTCTCCTGCTGCTGTTTTTTCTCATCAGCTGCATTGCGATATACAGCGGACAATCTTCCAATCAATATGAAGGGAATTTTGTTATATCACAAATTAAAAATTATATTGTTGGTGCTGTCATTGTAGGGATTGTCATGTATTTTGACAGCGAGCAAATCCGGAGACTCACATGGCTGCTGTACGGTTTAGGCATCCTATTGCTTGTCGGGCTATTCATTGCACCGGAAAGTATTGCACCAGAACGCAAAGGGGCTACATTGTGGTATATCATTCCCGGACTCGGTTCAGTGCAGCCTTCAGAATTCGTAAAGGTGTTCCTTATTATCGCTCTCAGCAAAATCATCGCTGACCACCATCTTAAGTTTCAGGCTAAGACAGCCGGCACGGACTTTTTTCTCCTAATCAAACTAGGAGCAGTCACATTGCCTCCATTAGGATTGATTATTATCGAAGACCTGGGTACCGCCCTTGTCATCATCGCGATATTAGCAGGAATCATCCTGGTATCCGGAATCACCTGGAAAATCCTTGTTCCGATTTATGGAATCCTCGGTGCTTTAGCAGGAACCGTTCTATACCTGGTGATCATAGCACCGGAGATTTTAGAGAAATACCTTGGGATTGACCCCTATCAGTTCAGCAGGATTTATTCCTGGCTTGACCCGGTCAATCACAAGCAGGGGGCCGGAATGCAGCTGTATAATTCCATGCTCGCTATCGGCTCGGGTTTGATTTCCGGTAAAGGCTTTACCGACAGGCAGGTATATGTGCCTGATGCCCACACTGATTTTATCTTCAGCGTCATTGGCGAGGAATATGGCTTCTTCGGCGCCAGTGTAGTAATCAGCCTTTTCTTTCTGCTTATCTATCACTTAACGAAAACAGGCCTTGAGACGACTGACCCTTTTAATACCTATATTTGCGTCGGGGTCATCAGCATGATCACCTTCCATGTATTCCAAAATATCGGAATGACTATTCAGGTCCTGCCAATCACCGGCATTCCGCTTCCGTTTATAAGCTACGGCGGAAGCTCACTTATGGGAAACATGATGGCCATGGGACTGATATTCAGCATTCGCTACCATCACAAAAACTATATGTTTTCAACTGATTCAAATTATGTTGCAAAATAA